A single window of Synechococcus sp. C9 DNA harbors:
- a CDS encoding fumarate reductase/succinate dehydrogenase flavoprotein subunit, with protein sequence MNPTPIPNSPLEDKWDEFKNHCRLVSPANRGKYTVLVIGTGLAGASAAATLGELGYKVLVFCLQDTPRRAHSIAAQGGINAAKNYQNDGDSVWRLFYDTIKGGDFRAREANVYRLAQVSTQIIDHCVAQGVPFAREYGGLLANRSFGGAQVSRTFYARGQTGQQLLLGAYGALMRQVQRGTVQLFPQREFYDLVIVDGRAQGIIVRHLITGELERYGGQAVILASGGYGNIYYLSTNAKSANASAVWRCHKRGAWLANPSFVQIHPTCIPVSGTGQSKLTLMSESLRNDGRIWVSKIPGDTRDPQDIPPAERDYFLERLYPSFGNLVPRDIASRAVKNVCDQGYGVGRSVYLDFQERLAHNRPEIERKYGNLFTMYERITGENPYETPMRIYPAVHYVMGGLWVDYGLMSTIPGLFVLGEANFSDHGANRLGASALMQGLADGYFIIPYTLGNYLAGIKPQEIDVFREEFQQAIQQTHDRIATLLSGSGSQTPREFHRQLGTILWDQVGMSRSETGLKDALQKINNLQQAFWRDVRVTGVAQGLNQALEYAGRVADYLELASVLTLDALARRESCGAHFREEYQTPEGEPLRDDEQFAHVALWQWREGEAPVRSEEPLNYQTVQPSVRNYR encoded by the coding sequence ATGAACCCCACCCCGATCCCCAACAGTCCCCTAGAAGATAAGTGGGATGAATTCAAAAACCACTGCCGTTTGGTGAGTCCCGCCAATCGGGGTAAATACACCGTACTGGTGATTGGCACGGGTTTGGCTGGGGCATCGGCAGCCGCTACCCTGGGGGAACTGGGGTATAAAGTACTGGTGTTTTGCTTACAAGATACGCCCCGGCGTGCCCATAGCATTGCCGCTCAGGGGGGGATCAATGCGGCAAAAAATTACCAGAATGACGGGGATAGTGTCTGGCGGTTGTTTTACGACACGATCAAGGGGGGGGATTTTCGGGCGCGGGAGGCGAATGTCTATCGTTTGGCGCAGGTCAGCACCCAGATCATTGACCATTGCGTGGCGCAGGGGGTGCCGTTTGCCCGGGAGTACGGGGGTCTGTTGGCGAATCGTTCCTTTGGGGGGGCGCAGGTGTCCCGCACGTTTTACGCCCGGGGGCAGACGGGACAGCAGTTATTATTAGGAGCTTATGGGGCGTTGATGCGCCAGGTACAACGGGGGACGGTGCAATTATTTCCCCAGCGCGAGTTTTACGATTTAGTCATCGTAGATGGGCGGGCGCAGGGCATTATTGTTCGCCATTTAATTACCGGGGAATTAGAACGCTACGGGGGTCAGGCAGTTATTTTAGCCAGCGGTGGTTACGGGAACATTTACTATTTATCTACAAACGCTAAAAGTGCCAATGCTTCGGCGGTCTGGCGTTGTCACAAACGGGGGGCATGGTTGGCTAATCCTAGTTTTGTGCAGATTCATCCCACCTGTATTCCGGTGTCGGGAACCGGGCAGTCCAAATTAACTTTGATGAGTGAAAGTTTACGCAATGATGGTCGCATTTGGGTCTCGAAAATCCCTGGCGATACCCGTGATCCCCAGGACATTCCCCCTGCCGAGCGGGATTATTTTTTGGAACGGCTCTATCCCAGTTTTGGCAATTTAGTACCCAGAGATATTGCGTCCCGGGCGGTAAAAAATGTTTGTGACCAAGGCTATGGGGTCGGGCGGTCGGTATATTTAGATTTCCAGGAACGTTTGGCGCATAATCGCCCCGAAATCGAGCGCAAATATGGCAATTTATTCACCATGTATGAGCGAATCACCGGGGAAAATCCCTACGAAACGCCGATGCGAATTTATCCGGCAGTGCATTATGTGATGGGGGGGCTGTGGGTGGATTATGGCTTGATGAGTACGATCCCCGGTTTATTTGTCCTAGGAGAAGCCAATTTTTCTGACCACGGTGCCAATCGTTTGGGTGCCAGTGCATTGATGCAGGGTTTAGCAGATGGGTACTTTATTATTCCCTACACCCTAGGTAATTATTTGGCGGGGATCAAACCCCAAGAAATTGATGTTTTCCGGGAGGAATTTCAGCAGGCAATCCAACAGACCCACGACCGGATTGCTACCCTCTTGAGTGGGTCAGGTTCCCAAACCCCTAGGGAGTTTCATCGCCAGTTGGGCACCATTCTGTGGGATCAGGTGGGGATGAGCCGCTCGGAAACTGGGTTAAAAGACGCATTACAAAAAATTAACAATTTACAGCAAGCCTTTTGGCGGGATGTGCGGGTGACGGGTGTGGCTCAGGGGTTGAATCAAGCCCTCGAGTATGCGGGACGGGTGGCGGATTACCTGGAATTAGCCTCGGTATTGACGTTGGATGCCCTCGCACGGCGGGAGTCCTGCGGTGCCCATTTCCGGGAGGAGTACCAAACCCCCGAAGGGGAGCCACTGCGGGATGATGAGCAGTTTGCCCATGTGGCGCTATGGCAGTGGCGGGAGGGAGAGGCGCCAGTACGGAGCGAGGAACCCTTAAATTATCAAACTGTGCAACCTTCGGTGCGAAATTACCGTTAG
- the polA gene encoding DNA polymerase I has protein sequence MNSPQILLVDGHSLAFRAYYAFAKGRDGGLRTKTGIPTSITYGFLKAVLEVLNQQNFTHLAVAFDRGEPTFRHAVDADYKAGRVETPADFQVDMQNLQALLTALNIPIVTAPGYEADDILGTLAKHAAEAGFMVKILSGDQDLFQLVNERVKILHLSNQTSRPVEFAQEQVVEKLGITPAQIVDYKALCGDSSDNIPGVRGIGAKTAVALLKQYQNLDELYAHLDQLPKAQKQKLIEGKNDAYHSQFMARIHQDVPLDITWSECQLVGFDILGVMPLLETLELQVFQRQIDQLYTRLGGVSQLEMDGDLSFFTAADTAQKQSIDLPFQVQIITDLSQLEQLVHSLKNRTETPVAWDTETTALDPRDAQLVGIGCCWGKEQVAYIPVGHRQGSQLPLDVVLAHLKPILENPDAPKVLQNAKFDRNIFLVQGIALQGVVFDTLLASYVLDPEGSHKLADLGEKYLGITSQSYQDLVPKGQTMADVAIPLVANYCGMDAYLTFQLMGILKNELAKIPELERVFTEIELPLEPVLAAMEYRGITLDLDFLKQLSKEFDQALQHIESQAHALVGQPINLNSPKQLGVLLFETLGLDKKKTRKTQSGYATDAATLEKLKGEHPVIDLILEHRTLAKLKSTYVDALAGLCRPDTGRVHTDFNQTVAATGRLSSSNPNLQNIPIRTEIGRQIRRAFIPQSDWLLVSADYSQIELRILAHLSQEPVLITAFQRQDDIHRLTAQLLLEKEEITPDERRLAKIINYGVIYGMGPQRFMREAGVSFAEAKAFIERFNQRYPAVFDYLQNTERQAIVQGYVATITGRRRYFRFTSPLLQQLRGKTLTEVDWETVQKRLNPVDAGLLRAAANAPIQGSSADIIKIAMIRIHQLLANYQAHLLLQVHDELVFEIPPSEWPELEPQIKQIMSQAMTLAVPLEVDIHAGSNWQEAK, from the coding sequence ATGAATTCCCCCCAAATACTCTTAGTTGACGGTCATTCCCTGGCATTTCGTGCCTACTATGCGTTTGCCAAGGGACGAGACGGGGGACTGCGTACCAAAACCGGCATTCCTACCAGCATTACCTACGGGTTTTTGAAGGCGGTTTTAGAAGTATTAAATCAGCAAAATTTTACCCATCTTGCCGTGGCATTTGACCGGGGCGAACCCACATTTCGCCATGCGGTGGATGCGGATTACAAAGCGGGGCGGGTGGAAACACCAGCGGATTTTCAGGTGGATATGCAGAATTTGCAAGCCCTACTCACCGCTCTGAATATCCCGATTGTAACTGCGCCTGGTTACGAAGCGGATGATATATTGGGTACGCTGGCAAAACACGCCGCCGAAGCCGGATTTATGGTGAAAATTCTCTCCGGGGATCAGGATTTATTTCAGTTGGTGAATGAGCGGGTAAAAATTTTGCATTTGAGTAACCAAACCAGCCGCCCAGTGGAATTTGCCCAGGAACAGGTGGTGGAAAAATTGGGAATCACACCGGCGCAAATTGTGGACTACAAAGCCCTGTGTGGGGACAGTTCGGATAACATTCCCGGCGTGCGCGGCATAGGGGCAAAAACCGCTGTGGCATTGCTGAAACAATATCAGAATTTGGATGAACTCTACGCCCATTTAGACCAGTTACCCAAAGCCCAAAAACAAAAACTCATCGAAGGGAAAAATGATGCCTACCATTCGCAATTTATGGCGAGGATTCATCAGGATGTACCCCTAGACATTACCTGGTCAGAATGCCAATTGGTGGGATTTGATATATTAGGCGTGATGCCCCTATTAGAAACCCTAGAGTTACAAGTATTTCAACGGCAAATTGACCAACTTTATACCCGGCTTGGGGGTGTTTCCCAGTTAGAAATGGATGGGGACTTATCCTTTTTTACGGCGGCGGATACGGCACAAAAGCAATCCATTGATCTGCCATTCCAAGTGCAAATTATCACCGATTTATCCCAACTAGAGCAACTGGTACATTCCCTCAAAAATCGCACGGAAACCCCCGTCGCTTGGGATACGGAAACGACTGCGCTTGACCCAAGAGATGCTCAATTGGTGGGGATTGGATGTTGTTGGGGTAAAGAACAGGTCGCCTATATTCCGGTCGGGCATCGGCAGGGGTCACAATTACCTTTAGATGTGGTTTTAGCCCATTTGAAACCGATTTTAGAAAATCCTGATGCCCCCAAAGTCTTGCAAAATGCCAAATTTGACCGCAATATTTTCCTGGTACAGGGAATCGCCCTCCAGGGGGTGGTTTTTGATACCCTTCTTGCCAGTTATGTACTCGACCCGGAAGGAAGTCATAAATTAGCGGATTTGGGCGAAAAATATCTGGGGATCACCTCCCAATCCTATCAGGATTTAGTCCCCAAGGGGCAGACGATGGCGGATGTGGCGATTCCATTGGTTGCCAACTATTGTGGGATGGATGCTTATCTAACCTTTCAGTTAATGGGCATCCTCAAAAATGAACTGGCAAAAATTCCTGAGCTGGAACGGGTTTTTACGGAAATTGAACTGCCTTTAGAGCCAGTTTTAGCCGCTATGGAATATCGGGGCATCACCCTGGATTTAGATTTCTTAAAACAGCTTTCTAAGGAATTTGACCAAGCCCTCCAGCACATTGAATCCCAAGCCCATGCGTTAGTGGGTCAACCTATTAACTTAAATTCTCCCAAACAGTTAGGGGTGCTTCTATTTGAAACCTTGGGGCTAGACAAAAAAAAGACCCGCAAGACCCAATCGGGTTACGCTACAGATGCGGCTACTTTGGAAAAACTTAAGGGGGAACATCCGGTCATTGATTTAATTTTGGAACATCGTACCTTAGCCAAACTCAAATCTACCTATGTAGATGCTTTAGCCGGATTGTGCCGACCAGATACAGGGCGAGTCCATACGGATTTCAACCAAACGGTTGCCGCTACCGGTCGTTTATCGTCCTCTAATCCCAACTTACAAAACATTCCTATTCGCACGGAAATTGGCAGACAAATTCGGCGAGCATTTATTCCCCAATCCGATTGGCTTTTGGTTTCAGCGGATTACTCCCAAATTGAACTGCGAATTTTAGCCCATTTGAGCCAAGAACCGGTACTGATTACCGCTTTTCAACGGCAGGATGACATTCACCGACTGACTGCCCAATTACTCCTCGAAAAAGAAGAGATTACCCCGGATGAACGGCGGCTCGCTAAAATTATCAACTATGGGGTGATTTATGGCATGGGACCTCAGCGTTTTATGCGGGAAGCGGGGGTTTCATTTGCTGAAGCGAAAGCATTTATTGAGCGATTTAATCAACGTTATCCCGCCGTATTTGATTACTTACAAAATACAGAACGCCAGGCAATTGTCCAGGGTTATGTGGCAACCATCACCGGGCGGCGCAGGTATTTCCGGTTTACCAGTCCCTTACTGCAACAATTGCGGGGTAAAACATTAACCGAAGTGGATTGGGAAACGGTACAAAAACGCTTAAATCCTGTGGATGCGGGTTTATTACGAGCGGCGGCCAATGCACCCATTCAAGGTTCTAGTGCGGATATTATTAAAATCGCTATGATTCGCATCCATCAATTATTAGCTAACTATCAAGCCCATTTACTTTTACAAGTTCACGATGAATTAGTATTTGAAATCCCCCCGTCTGAATGGCCGGAATTAGAGCCACAAATCAAACAAATTATGTCCCAAGCGATGACTTTAGCTGTCCCTTTAGAAGTAGATATTCATGCCGGTTCTAATTGGCAAGAAGCTAAGTAG
- a CDS encoding succinate dehydrogenase cytochrome b subunit: MNTAILSNSVVQKALIALSGLFLCAFLLFHLWGNLLLFDTPGRYNQLAQELEAWGWLFHGLELTLLVAFITHVWLTIALRRQQKKFVPKHTHLRHKNTWAGSWAVNLTSRFMVISGSLMLGFLIIHLQQFRFHPGERNLEVLVTQLFHNPAWVAVYELALLPVGLHLAHGFGSSLQSLGLGHEHITPWLPRWSQMVSLILLLGYAIIPLAIYGHSR; encoded by the coding sequence ATGAACACAGCCATCCTCAGTAACAGCGTTGTGCAGAAAGCCCTGATTGCCCTATCGGGTTTATTTTTATGCGCTTTTTTGCTGTTTCATCTATGGGGAAATTTACTACTTTTTGATACCCCAGGTCGTTACAATCAGCTGGCTCAGGAATTGGAAGCGTGGGGTTGGCTATTTCATGGTTTAGAATTAACCTTACTCGTGGCTTTTATTACTCATGTTTGGTTAACCATTGCCCTCCGCAGACAGCAAAAAAAATTCGTTCCTAAACACACCCATTTACGACATAAAAACACTTGGGCAGGCAGTTGGGCAGTCAATCTCACATCTCGATTTATGGTGATCAGTGGATCATTGATGCTTGGTTTTTTAATCATCCATTTGCAACAGTTCCGGTTCCATCCAGGAGAACGCAATTTAGAAGTTTTGGTGACCCAATTATTTCACAACCCTGCCTGGGTGGCAGTGTATGAATTGGCGTTGTTGCCCGTTGGACTGCATCTGGCGCATGGTTTTGGCAGTAGCCTGCAATCTTTGGGTTTGGGACATGAGCATATCACCCCCTGGTTGCCCCGTTGGAGTCAGATGGTGAGCCTGATCCTACTGCTGGGTTACGCCATCATTCCCCTAGCCATCTATGGGCACAGCCGATGA
- the cphA gene encoding cyanophycin synthetase, with translation MEILRILTLTGPNYWSVERPHLIVLRLDLGAWAGVNTVEIPGFHGRLTRLLPGLESHYCIPGHWGGFLEEVAQGTSLAHVVEHIALELQYIAGMDVSFSRTHWTSTAGVALVVFEYEQAEAGRLAGRAAVRLVKTLAQGEDYPLEELIADLGELRQMRAEAALGPSTEAIVRECERRGIPWQERALGMIQFGYGCYQRRIQATQTDRTSILGVELAGDKEGTKRMLAEAGIPIPRGTVIRREEDLVSAIQTVGGYPVVLKPLDGNHGRGITLDIHTLEQAQVAYDLAMAASRAGRVIVERFHRGHDHRILVVNGQVVAVAQRVPAHVTGDGNHTIAELVAQVNRDPQRGDGHDNVLTKIIWDETTESVLSQQGYQPGTVLRRGEVAYLKRTANLSTGGTAVDCTDEIHPENAWLAVRAAAAVGLDIAGIDVVTTDIRQPLRRTDGVVVEVNAAPGFRMHYRPSEGLARNVAAPVVDALFPPGVPHRVPIIAITGTNGKTTTTRLTAHLVKQMGKVVGFTTTDGTYVGEHLVEPGDNTGPQSARLVLNDPLVEVAVLESARGGILRSGLAFRECDVGVVLNVAADHLGSYDIDTLEEMAKVKGVVAEVVRPGGTVVLNADDERVAPMAERSRGRAAYFSLRADHPLIASHRRRGGLAAVYDQGDLWLYQGEWTLRILRAAEVPLTLGGRVPFMIANALAASLAAFALGVTLDQIRQGLRSFTASAHQTPGRMNLLSVGAFHVLVDYAHNPHGYAAVADFVRSWHEGLRIGVIGGPGDRRDEDLVELGAIAGRVFDWVIIKEDDDRRGRDLGEVAELIRAGLTQVGSACRWEMVLDETTAIRTALSKAPAGSLVVIFPEKVQRALELIRADGHGLPAQP, from the coding sequence GTGGAGATTTTACGCATCTTGACCTTGACTGGGCCGAACTACTGGAGTGTGGAACGCCCGCATTTGATTGTCCTGCGCTTGGATTTGGGGGCATGGGCGGGGGTCAATACGGTGGAGATACCGGGGTTCCATGGCCGGTTGACCCGATTACTGCCGGGGCTGGAGTCCCACTATTGCATTCCGGGGCACTGGGGCGGTTTTTTGGAGGAGGTGGCGCAGGGCACGTCTTTAGCCCATGTGGTGGAGCATATTGCCCTGGAGTTGCAGTACATCGCCGGGATGGATGTGAGTTTTAGCCGCACCCATTGGACGAGTACGGCGGGGGTGGCACTGGTGGTGTTTGAATATGAACAGGCGGAGGCGGGACGGTTGGCGGGACGGGCGGCGGTGCGGTTGGTCAAAACCCTGGCGCAGGGGGAGGATTATCCCCTGGAGGAGTTGATCGCCGATTTGGGAGAATTGCGGCAGATGCGGGCGGAGGCGGCCCTGGGCCCCAGTACGGAAGCGATTGTACGGGAGTGTGAACGGCGGGGGATTCCCTGGCAGGAGCGGGCGTTGGGGATGATCCAGTTTGGCTATGGCTGTTACCAACGGCGGATTCAGGCGACCCAGACGGACCGCACCAGCATTCTGGGGGTGGAGTTGGCGGGGGATAAGGAGGGCACCAAACGGATGCTGGCGGAGGCGGGGATTCCCATTCCCCGGGGCACGGTGATCCGTCGGGAGGAGGATTTAGTATCGGCGATCCAGACGGTGGGGGGCTATCCAGTGGTGCTGAAGCCCTTGGATGGGAATCATGGCCGGGGGATTACCCTGGATATTCACACCCTGGAGCAGGCGCAGGTGGCCTACGATTTGGCGATGGCGGCATCCCGGGCGGGGCGGGTGATTGTGGAGCGGTTTCACCGGGGGCATGACCATCGGATTTTGGTGGTGAATGGGCAAGTGGTGGCGGTGGCGCAACGGGTGCCTGCCCATGTGACGGGAGATGGGAATCATACCATTGCCGAGTTGGTGGCGCAGGTGAATCGGGACCCGCAACGGGGGGATGGGCATGACAATGTATTGACTAAAATTATTTGGGATGAAACGACGGAAAGTGTTTTGTCCCAACAGGGCTACCAGCCGGGGACGGTGTTGCGCCGGGGGGAGGTGGCCTATCTGAAACGCACGGCGAATTTGAGTACGGGGGGCACGGCAGTAGATTGTACCGATGAAATTCACCCGGAGAATGCCTGGTTGGCGGTGCGGGCGGCGGCGGCGGTGGGGCTGGATATTGCCGGGATTGATGTGGTAACGACGGATATTCGCCAACCCCTGCGGCGGACGGATGGGGTGGTGGTGGAGGTGAATGCTGCGCCCGGGTTTCGGATGCACTATCGCCCCAGCGAAGGTTTGGCTCGGAATGTGGCCGCACCAGTGGTGGATGCCCTCTTTCCGCCGGGGGTGCCCCACCGGGTGCCCATCATTGCCATTACCGGTACCAACGGCAAAACCACGACCACTCGGTTGACGGCGCATCTGGTCAAGCAGATGGGAAAGGTGGTGGGATTTACCACGACCGATGGGACGTATGTGGGGGAGCATCTGGTGGAGCCGGGGGACAATACGGGGCCGCAGAGTGCCCGGTTGGTCTTGAACGACCCCCTGGTGGAGGTGGCGGTGTTGGAGAGTGCCCGGGGGGGGATTTTGCGCTCGGGGTTGGCGTTTCGGGAATGTGATGTGGGGGTGGTGTTGAACGTGGCGGCCGACCATTTGGGCAGTTACGACATTGACACCCTGGAGGAGATGGCGAAGGTAAAAGGGGTGGTTGCTGAGGTGGTGCGTCCGGGGGGCACGGTGGTGTTGAATGCGGACGATGAGCGAGTGGCACCGATGGCTGAGCGTTCCCGGGGGCGGGCGGCCTATTTTTCCCTGCGGGCGGATCACCCTTTGATTGCCTCCCATCGGCGGCGGGGGGGCTTGGCGGCGGTGTACGACCAGGGGGATTTGTGGCTCTACCAGGGGGAATGGACCTTACGCATCCTGCGGGCGGCGGAGGTGCCCTTGACCCTGGGGGGGCGGGTGCCGTTTATGATTGCCAATGCCTTGGCGGCGAGCTTGGCGGCGTTTGCCCTGGGGGTGACCTTGGACCAGATTCGCCAGGGGTTACGCAGTTTTACCGCTTCGGCGCACCAGACCCCGGGGCGGATGAATTTGCTGTCCGTCGGGGCGTTTCATGTGCTGGTGGATTATGCCCACAACCCGCATGGGTACGCAGCGGTGGCGGATTTTGTCCGTTCCTGGCATGAGGGCTTACGCATCGGGGTGATTGGCGGCCCTGGGGACCGGCGGGACGAGGATTTGGTCGAGTTGGGGGCGATTGCCGGGCGGGTGTTTGACTGGGTGATTATCAAAGAGGATGACGACCGGCGGGGACGGGATTTGGGGGAAGTTGCGGAACTGATCCGGGCGGGGTTGACCCAGGTGGGGAGTGCCTGTCGCTGGGAAATGGTCTTGGATGAAACCACGGCGATTCGCACCGCCTTGAGCAAGGCACCGGCGGGGAGCTTGGTGGTGATATTCCCCGAAAAGGTGCAACGGGCGTTAGAATTGATTCGTGCCGATGGTCATGGGTTGCCCGCCCAACCATGA
- a CDS encoding cyanophycinase: protein MEQASTLVIGGAEDKVNGLEILQTFWRRAGGEDARLGIIPAASGEPAIIGGIYQRLFENLGCKSVQVLDVREREQSEDPHWLTRLRDMTGIFLTGGDQLRLATLLADSPLLDALHFYRERGTLTLAGTSAGAAAMGYHMIAGGGNGECPHPALVNMAGGLGFLPGVIVDQHFHNRNRVARLFSAVVMHPECLGIGVDEDTCAVFEPTGELQVVGRGTVMILDAGEASYFCEPQPHSTTPISAHNLRVHLLRRGDRFDVERRRVLPPVLRHCPV, encoded by the coding sequence ATGGAGCAAGCCTCAACCTTAGTGATTGGTGGTGCGGAGGACAAGGTCAACGGGTTAGAAATTTTGCAAACCTTTTGGCGGCGGGCGGGGGGGGAGGATGCCCGGTTGGGAATTATCCCGGCGGCTTCGGGGGAACCGGCGATCATCGGTGGTATTTACCAGCGGTTGTTTGAAAATTTGGGATGCAAGTCGGTGCAGGTCTTGGATGTGCGGGAGCGGGAACAGAGCGAAGACCCGCATTGGTTAACCCGGTTGCGGGATATGACGGGGATTTTTTTGACCGGGGGGGATCAACTGCGCTTGGCGACCCTGTTGGCGGATTCCCCCCTGTTGGATGCCTTACACTTTTATCGGGAACGGGGCACCCTGACCTTGGCGGGGACGAGTGCCGGGGCGGCGGCGATGGGGTATCACATGATTGCCGGGGGCGGGAATGGGGAATGTCCTCATCCGGCGTTGGTGAATATGGCGGGGGGATTGGGGTTTTTGCCGGGGGTGATTGTGGATCAGCATTTTCACAATCGCAATCGGGTGGCACGGTTATTTAGTGCGGTGGTGATGCACCCGGAATGTTTGGGGATTGGGGTGGATGAGGATACCTGTGCCGTGTTTGAACCGACGGGGGAATTGCAGGTGGTGGGACGGGGGACGGTGATGATCCTGGATGCGGGGGAGGCATCCTATTTTTGTGAACCTCAACCCCACAGTACCACCCCGATCAGCGCCCACAATTTGCGGGTACATCTCCTGCGGCGGGGGGACCGGTTTGATGTGGAACGTCGGCGGGTTCTGCCCCCGGTGTTACGCCATTGTCCTGTTTGA
- the leuB gene encoding 3-isopropylmalate dehydrogenase encodes MTNRSYKIAVLPGDGIGSEIMTVTVDILEKLGQKYGIDFSFSEALIGGIAIDQTGQPLPPETLELCRQSDGVLLGAVGGPQWDDLPSHLRPEQALLGLRSGLGLFANLRPAKVFPELLQASSLKPEVINGVDLLVVRELTGGIYFGQPKGIFSTETGELRGVNTMAYRASEIDRIARVAFEAAQKRRKNLCSVDKANVLEVSQLWRQRVNALAPEYPEVTLTHLYVDNAAMQLIRWPQQFDVIVTGNLFGDILSDEAAMLTGSIGMLPSASLGAGGPGVFEPVHGSAPDIAGQDVANPLAQILSAAMLLRYGLGEAQAASALETAVAQVLREGYRTGDIYTEGTQRVGCRGMGVQVAAALASLP; translated from the coding sequence ATGACCAATCGGAGTTACAAAATTGCCGTTTTGCCGGGGGATGGGATTGGGTCAGAAATTATGACCGTTACGGTGGATATTTTAGAAAAGTTAGGGCAAAAATATGGGATTGATTTTAGTTTTTCTGAGGCATTAATCGGGGGGATTGCCATTGACCAAACCGGTCAACCGTTGCCCCCGGAAACTTTAGAATTGTGCCGCCAAAGTGATGGGGTTTTATTAGGTGCTGTGGGTGGTCCTCAATGGGATGATCTGCCCAGTCATTTGCGCCCTGAGCAGGCGTTGTTGGGACTGCGTTCTGGGTTAGGGTTATTTGCCAATTTGCGCCCCGCCAAGGTGTTTCCCGAATTGCTCCAGGCTTCTTCGCTAAAACCGGAAGTGATCAATGGTGTGGATTTACTGGTCGTGCGGGAGTTGACCGGAGGCATTTATTTTGGGCAACCCAAGGGTATTTTTAGCACCGAAACCGGGGAACTGCGGGGGGTGAATACGATGGCCTATCGGGCGAGTGAAATTGACCGGATTGCCCGAGTGGCGTTCGAGGCGGCACAAAAACGTCGAAAAAACCTATGTTCGGTGGACAAGGCGAATGTGTTGGAGGTGTCTCAACTATGGCGGCAACGGGTGAATGCCCTAGCCCCGGAGTACCCGGAGGTGACCTTGACCCATTTGTACGTGGACAATGCCGCCATGCAGTTGATTCGCTGGCCGCAACAATTTGACGTGATCGTGACGGGCAATCTGTTCGGGGATATTCTCTCCGATGAGGCGGCCATGTTGACCGGCAGTATCGGGATGTTGCCCTCGGCGAGTTTGGGGGCGGGGGGGCCGGGGGTGTTTGAACCCGTGCATGGCTCAGCGCCAGATATTGCCGGGCAGGACGTGGCCAACCCCTTGGCGCAAATTCTCAGTGCCGCTATGTTACTGCGCTACGGTTTGGGGGAAGCCCAGGCGGCCTCAGCCCTGGAAACGGCAGTCGCTCAGGTCTTGCGTGAGGGCTACCGGACGGGGGATATTTACACGGAGGGGACGCAACGGGTGGGTTGTCGGGGGATGGGGGTACAGGTGGCGGCGGCTTTAGCATCATTACCCTAA